GCATGCTGCCTGGGGGGGCACAACCCTGGAACTGGTCAAGTCATGCCTCCCGCgggcagcccctccctcccagaaagcagCGGCCCCTCCCTACAGCTTCCAGCTGTTCCTCCGgcctctgcctctccctgcctggcGCAGCTCGCTGGCTCAGCTGCCCCTCAGGGAAGGGGCCCAGCCACCCCATGCGCCCAAGCAATCGGGGGAGGCATGTCACTCTGCATGCCCCCCCAcaagcctcccctccccttcaaACTGTCGTCTCCTGTCAGAAACCAGTGGGAAGCTGGTGGGAGCTGCTCTGGCCCCTGGTTCTCTGCACCGCGGGAGCTGGGGTGCTGCCTGGCTGCCCTGCCTGCCCAACTCCCCCAccggcagcccccacccccccagcacctgctgtgatcagctgttttgtggcatgctggagaggagaggagcagggctggggcgcacctgggggagtgggtggaactgggtgggaaggggcaagaagaggcgggggagggggggtggggagcttcCGGAAGgacgggggcagagcagggtacTGAGCACCCCCGCAGCCCAGAGGAAGCCGACACCTGCTCCCcaagccagctgctgctgcacaggtGGGTGCACCCCAGGCCAGGTGGCAACACAGCTCTGAGCTCTGCCCCAACGTGCTCCCAAAGGAGCCTGGTACTGGCCAGCAATGCCCTCTGGAGCCGGTCCCTGCCTGTAGAGCCTGGCTGCCAGGAGAAGTTCCTCAAGGCACTCGCTTGCCACTGCCCagtgctcctggctctgctgccttcagacctgggtggctggagagcggcggttgctggctgggagcccagcagtGCCATGGCTATGAACTGCTAAGCTTGAAAGTGCTGGGAAGCCCTGGCACAAAATAAGTGCCGGGGATCCTCTTCCTGGGGTGATGCCACCAGCCCTAAACTCAGAGGCTTCTGATCTCTGCAGCCGGAGACCTGGCCAAACCTCCCTTGTCTGCATCTAGCTCCAGGGCAGATCCATCTCCTTGGTCAGGCTGGCCGTGGGCCGAGACTCAGACATCAGAATTAACTCATTCACTTTGGGTGCTGGGGGATCACAGGTGGGTCCCGCAATTTATGGGGGGTGCAGATACTCCTAGTTCACCATCCTGgctggagggaagaggagagaaactctggctccaggaggggaggtGGCTCTGTGTGGACAACAAGCTAGAGTCAGATGAGGGCGGTTGTGTAAAGACCTGTAAATAACAGCACATCACGGCTGGTGTTGAGGCCAGCTGGGGATGAGAGTGGGCAGGCACCTAGCACAGTTTACACTGGCTACTGGaagtcctctcctccccctcgCCAGGGCTGGCCACAGCTTTTGCTTGGGGCAGTCGGTCACTCCCCACGAGGCGTCTCTCAGACGGCTCCTGCCCCTTGCAGCACTCCCTGATCTATGGGTCCTTTCTCCCACAGGGTAGGTGGCACCCGGGAGGCCCCCATCATCGTGGTGGGGAACAAGCGGGACCAGCAGAAGCAGCGCTTCATGCCGCCTCGGACGCTCTCGGTGCTGGTGAAGAAGAGCTGGAAGTGCGGCTCCATGGAGTGCTCTGCCAAGTACAATGGGCACATTGTCCTGCTCTTCAAGGAGATGCTGAGCAGTGTGCTGGCCCGGGGCTGCAAACACCACCACTCCACTATGCGcctccagggggcgctgtgcacaACCAGGTGCAGCCTCATGGGAGACATGCTGCCCGCCACCTCCAGGGGgtgctccctctgctctgggcgTAGAGTGGGGGCGGGTTGGGAACTGGTTACCCAGCGCCACCTGAAATGGGCTCTGTGTGCAGCGGggaccctcccaccaccacctcgCCTCTCCTGGCGCCAGGGGTTCCACTGTGTCGTCGTTCTGGGCACCTGTGCCCCAACTTCTCAGGGACTGAGCACATGCTGCTGGCTCCAGAGCAGATGAGAATGGGGATGACCTGAGCGTGGTTGTGGTCCTTATTTAAATGTGAATCCCAGAGCTGGCTTATGGTGCTGATgcggggcagtgcaggggggtgCTGCGGTTGCAGATGTGATGGGGACAGAGAGTGGGGGGAGATGTGATCTGCTCACCCCCCTACCCTAAAGCGTCCACTGCTGAGTGCTGTAGCACCCAAAGGAGCTCAGGTCAGGTGCACAAGGGTTTGTGTGGAGGCAATCCCTACTGGGGAAAGTCTGCAGGGACTGAGCACATGCTGCTGGCTCCAGAGCAGATGCAAACAGGGCTCTATAGCCCCCCAAACACATTCCTTAGCTGTGACCGTTTGGCCAGCTGGTTTTAGGCCCATGTTGGGGCGAGGGGCAAAATGTTTTCAACAAAactttcttttacaaaatgtTGCAGCCTTTTCAACCAAACCAAACGTGAGAATtttggtcaaaatgtttcattattttattaaacattttttttaatgttttagttcatgggggtggggaaaaaaaatccccgttgctgccactgcccctccccccaaccttcCCCTCTTGTTTGCTGATGGAACCAATGAGGGGTAGAGCAGGAAGCCCGTGGACATGGCTTTTCTCTCCCTTCACCCCAACCAgtttggggggaaattttcaaaaattatgtttgaaaatttctcaacaaaataaaatatttcgtGAAAACCTTCAGTTGAACCAAACAATGGGTTCATTTCCTGTTAGCAGGTTTATGAAATTGACATGCCTGGTGGGGagcagctctggctgctgcgtTGGTGAGATCTGGTTCCCAGCAGCCGCAGCACGCTCAGGGCGGCTCTTTGGCCAGCGGGCCTGGCCGTGTCAGTGGTAGCCAGACAGAACCACGTAGCTCCCTCCCGCTCCACCTCGCCCCACCCCAGTGACAGCACCAACCCTGAGCTTCCTTTCTTCCTGCGGAACTGTCTGCCAATATTCTTTTGGAGGGACAATGGGGTGATCAATGGGGAGCCAGGGCATGGAGTGTGGATTGCTGGTGCTGTGCTGGGTGGATGGTAAGGTATGAACTCCTCCAGCTCCTCGCTTCCCCTGACAAAATGAACTTTCATGCAGCTGTTTTAAGGGCTGCTGTGTGGACTGTAACTGCTGTATGAAGCCTCGGCCTGGCCCCCtgtagcaggggtgggggaggaatagctcagtggtttgagcattggcctgcaaaacccagggttgtgagttcaatccttgagggggccatttagggatctggggcaaaaattggggattgggcctgaTTTGATCAGGGGATTGGACTcaatgaccgcctgaggtcccttccaacccttatattctgattctatgaaaacacatGGCAATGACTTCCTAGTCCATGACTTGCTGGCCGAAGCTGAATAGTTCAGGCCCACGTGCACTTATCTAAAGGCACCACTTCAGATTGGAGGAAGGGCACAattttaaccatgattccagagGCTACTTAGACACCTGAAAACTCTAATTGTTAGCAGATAATAACTTAGCAATTGGCTGACAGGAGCACTGATTCCAGTTCCTATATAAAGGAAACAGtcaataaatattagacccattcagctctaatactaacatgtacTGACGTCTTGTGTCAAGTCATTGAAGGGACCCGGGTTAGGTTTGAAATTGCAGTGTAGGAGCTTACTCCGCACTGCAGCACTGGAAACAGGTGTAGAGATGTCTGGGTTACTTTCTGTCCCTTCGGCTACTCGCTTTTTGCAGTTCAGCAAGCTTGGAACAGATCATTGaacttttggaaacatcctactagGGCAAGGCCCCTGATTGTATACGGCGcctgcctggggctctaggggtgtcaCCCCACTACAAATAACAGACGAGAAACTGGCTTTAGACAGGAGTGAAACTTGACcctttcaagtcactttcacagtattgccaaccccacatgttcaaaaatcacgagtcagggTCACCAAAATCAGGAGATTGGCTTGAAACCATGAGATCATGTAACTACACTAGATTTGGGTTCTTGTTATTGGCCTTCCACTTTGTGAGCCCTTAGGGTGCCCAGGGGTCATGTTTGGATGCtgtctccacagccacaagggctagaaacttccttttcctttaagaatgaaggctgaaatcatcacgtcacttgactccaggagctggggctttaaggaaaacaataattatcctGAGACTCATGAGAGTTGGCAAACCTGCTGTCACTTCTGTTTAAAGCCTAGTGACTCTCCAGAagacccttagggtatgtctacatttaccATTTAAAGCGCAAAAAGTCTCTTTTCTGTGCTAAAACCCCGGAAGCGTCTACACTtgttaatagaaaaggagtacagactaacacggctgttactctgaaacctacacttgTTAATGATTTTTTGCGGTGAAACTCAGAACTTTGACGGCAACAAGAAAACCACCTTTACGAGAGGGGTTCTGCTCTTACCGTTGTTCTTTTTGCACTGCTGTGAAAGTGAAGACACGGTCCACCACCGTAAACGCCCTTTGGCCTCCGAAGGATATCACACAGttccaaaagtgaccactctggccagcctCTCCGCTGCTTGGACGTGTGGACGTCCGCCCCTCCCCCTGTAAGCCCTGGGAAGTTTGACGCTCCCTTTCCGGGGAAAGCAGCTGGACAGCAGGagggttttaaaaataatgtcaAGGAAGGAACCAGGAAGTAATGGGGCTCCTGAGATATGAcgcagggcagcagggggcactgagcagggacccaggatgcctTCTGCTCACCCCCGTCCCGCGAGAGCTGCCCTACAGCGCTGCTCATCCGCGCTGGACGTGTTGGTAGTGTAAACGGTCTCTGCCGCCTGAGGAGTTGAGGGGGTGCACAAACCAGCCTTTACTTTCACCGGCCCCCTCCCGCCAGCAGgtctcacaggagaatatttcAAACCAAGCAGCAAgaaaatttcacattttaaagTTAAGGAAAAAATTTCGTTTTCTGAGGTATATCAGGGCtactgcaggcaggaaaggaaactAAACAGgcacgcaaaaagaaaaggaggatttgtggcaccctagagatgAAGTtgcatctgatgcagtgagctgtagcccacgaaagcttatgctcaaataaatttgttggtctctaaggtgccacaagtcctccttttctttttgcagatacagacgaaCCCGGCCGCTGCTCTGAAGAGGCAcgggagctctgggcagctctgcCTCTTGAAAAAGAGTTGGAGGGTTAATTCTTCTAGTCCTTAATCAGGTAAAACTGTTGCCATCAGCACCTCTACTCATTTATATGAATGTGCTTAATAACCGGACACTTCATACGTAAATATCTGAGCCAGGGCTCCCCCACGCTTTATGCACATTGGCTCAGTGACTACATTTTCTGGCATCtgtgctgagcacacagatggGGTCCagtgaataatacaaatcatgacaataatcGTCCACGCTATGGACTTTCTGGATGCAATTTCTGTgctttgttctggaattggcctgaaTTACAGCTGAAACCCGAAGAATTTGATGTATAATCACATCTGATACTCACATGGCGCTTTCTAATTCCTTCCTTTTCTAGAACGCCGAACAAAAAcatgacaaaacaaaatggttttcagttaaatgTGCTGACAGCAGCCATTGCTGTACGACCCAGCCTGGGGTAGCACCTGCCACCCTTGGGGGTTACGTGCTCTCCTCTCCTCTGACTCATTCTTTtgcttaaattggttagtctctaaggtgccacaagtcctccttttctttttgcgaatacagactaacacggctgttactctgaaaccttaatttacTTACCAGCCCTTTCTTAgctgtttgtaaacaaaacccTGACTCCCTGCCCCCGGGGCACAAGCTGGGAGCAGCACCACTCTGCTGCAGAACTCACATGCCACCCTCAGTGAAAAGAGCCCCCGGGGGCTAGGACTACCCCACCGTGTGCCCCCCCCCTGCAATCTAAGGTACAGCTAATCGGGTGCTGCTGAAGCCATGGCACGGGGTGGCACACTAAGCCTGCCATGTGCCCCGCACAGGAGCCCAGCCTGGTAAGTGCTTTGGGGGATTTGggttgtttttaatgttttggcgTGCCCCGCAGCCAGCGTGCTTGTGGCCAAGCAGCAGGGTGTGCTGAAGGGAAGGCGGCAGGAATCTCCGCCGTGATGCAGGTGGGAGCTGGGCGGTGGAGGGGCTGGCGCAGACTGTACATGGGACATTGCCACGGCAGCTGCCAGTTGTGGGGCTGGGCGGCAGGTTCCGCGGTGCTGTTAATGCGATGGGCCAAGGCCGTGGTGGATGTCACGGC
This genomic stretch from Lepidochelys kempii isolate rLepKem1 chromosome 15, rLepKem1.hap2, whole genome shotgun sequence harbors:
- the RASL10A gene encoding LOW QUALITY PROTEIN: ras-like protein family member 10A (The sequence of the model RefSeq protein was modified relative to this genomic sequence to represent the inferred CDS: inserted 1 base in 1 codon), whose protein sequence is MQPALSLPQEWLDVKCHGLRNXNAYVQVYDICNPESFEYMKMIQQQIMENRVGGTREAPIIVVGNKRDQQKQRFMPPRTLSVLVKKSWKCGSMECSAKYNGHIVLLFKEMLSSVLARGCKHHHSTMRLQGALCTTRCSLMGDMLPATSRGSASLEQIIELLETSY